Proteins encoded together in one Rhipicephalus sanguineus isolate Rsan-2018 chromosome 9, BIME_Rsan_1.4, whole genome shotgun sequence window:
- the LOC125759744 gene encoding uncharacterized protein LOC125759744: MTHTRTETRGILYPLWADILGVLFVVIGLAQVPIFAFIYAKKKNFDWAKCLKPAHDWGPEDPDLYVNYIRFVRRHGIDRSVSEAYAARVNAEEDVTIASSTQGLVLSSPATSPGIGSDESLPFSSRTKSEPQRPTSVLKDVFIQGMPAKADVATEDDVSVVTNTVTPKVDRAAKKENEDPKA; encoded by the exons ATGACGCACACTCGCACAGAGACCAGGGGTATCCTCTACCCTCTGTGGGCCGACATCCTCGGCGTTCTCTTCGTTGTCATCGGCCTAGCGCAAGTTCCCATTTTCGCGTTCATCTACGCCAAGAAGAAGAACTTC GACTGGGCGAAATGTCTGAAGCCGGCACACGACTGGGGTCCCGAAGATCCCGACCTCTACGTGAACTACATCCGTTTCGTCCGACGACACGGCATCGACAGGAGCGTCTCCGAGGCGTACGCCGCGCGTGTCAATGCCGAGGAAGACGTCACGATAGCTTCCTCCACTCAGGGCCTGGTCCTCAGCTCACCGGCCACCTCGCCCGGGATAGGTTCCGACGAAAGCCTGCCCTTCTCGTCCAGAACCAAGTCGGAACCACAGCGGCCTACTTCGGTTCTGAAGGACGTCTTCATCCAGGGTATGCCCGCGAAGGCCGACGTTGCCACTGAGGACGATGTCAGCGTCGTCACCAACACTGTCACGCCCAAGGTCGATCGCGCGGCCAAGAAAGAGAACGAGGACCCCAAGGCGTAG
- the LOC119404999 gene encoding sodium- and chloride-dependent glycine transporter 2, giving the protein MAERVSPAEPAKPEEEAVAPHEDEAAGGEPERQKWSNKVEFILSCIGMSVGLGNIWRFPYMAYANGGAAFLIPYTILMITVGKPMYYLELVLGQFQSLGQTHAFNCFPLCKGIGVCMTYACFFVCLYFNVLLAYALVYMVHSFKSPLPWSKCDPEWADSNCFVRDTDISCRTIAHDLYRVFGTLNEKTNDTVVLHHKEIEFYVPRDVYVNLTRGCTNATQTAAEQFFYNNVLNISSGIDEPGRIKVDLTVSLFIAWIFVCVALLKGIKTSGKIVYITAPAPFVILTVLLVRGVTLPGAGTGIAYLFIPQWEKILSGLVWQQACQQIFYSLGASMGTIICMASFNDFRNDLRRDIMIITMADFFTSIAGALVVFAVLGNMAHNLDLPVSSVAEKGHGLAFVAYPEAASLIPGSNVWAFSFFLMLLLLAVDSQFAMFESFLVPLKDEFTFLRKYPATLSIVTSAVSFFLGISMTTQGGLYVLNLIDTYIGGMILPMIAVMELYTVCWFYGPQRISLDVEYMLGSPPSPFMKLCWVVVCPIALTLR; this is encoded by the exons ATGGCGGAGCGGGTGTCGCCAGCGGAGCCTGCCAAGCCGGAGGAGGAGGCTGTGGCACCACACGAAGACGAGGCCGCCGGCGGCGAGCCGGAACGCCAGAAATGGTCCAACAAGGTGGAGTTCATCCTCTCCTGCATCGGCATGTCCGTGGGCCTGGGCAACATCTGGCGATTCCCGTACATGGCCTACGCCAACGGTGGAG CCGCCTTCCTGATTCCCTACACCATCCTGATGATTACCGTCGGCAAGCCCATGTACTACCTCGAGCTCGTGCTGGGACAGTTCCAGAGCCTGGGGCAGACGCACGCCTTCAACTGCTTCCCGCTCTGCAAAG GCATAGGGGTGTGCATGACGTACGCGTGCTTCTTCGTGTGCCTGTACTTCAACGTGCTGCTCGCGTACGCTCTGGTGTACATGGTGCATTCGTTCAAGTCGCCGCTTCCCTGGAGCAAGTGCGATCCCGAATGGGCCGACAGCAACTGCTTCGTCCGGGACACCGACATCAGCTGCCGGACCATAGCACACGATCTCTACCGAGT GTTCGGCACACTTAACGAGAAGACAAACGATACGGTGGTCTTGCACCACAAGGAGATCGAGTTCTACGTGCCCCGAGATGTCTACGTGAACCTGACGCGTGGCTGCACCAACGCCACGCAAACGGCGGCCGAGCAGTTCTTCTA CAATAACGTGCTGAACATCAGCAGCGGCATTGACGAGCCGGGCAGGATAAAGGTTGACCTCACGGTCAGCCTCTTCATCGCCTGGATCTTCGTCTGCGTCGCCCTGCTCAAGGGAATCAAAACGTCAGGAAAG ATCGTGTACATCACCGCTCCCGCCCCATTCGTCATTCTAACCGTGCTGTTGGTCCGAGGAGTCACCCTACCGGGAGCGGGCACGGGCATCGCCTACCTGTTCATCCCACAATGGGAGAAGATACTATCCGGCCTC GTATGGCAGCAGGCGTGCCAGCAGATTTTCTACTCGCTCGGTGCCTCGATGGGCACCATCATATGCATGGCCAGCTTCAACGACTTCCGAAACGACCTCCGCCG TGACATCATGATCATCACGATGGCCGATTTTTTCACGAGCATCGCGGGCGCCCTCGTTGTGTTCGCCGTGCTGGGCAACATGGCCCACAACCTGGATCTGCCCGTATCGAGCGTCGCCGAGAAAG GCCACGGCCTCGCCTTCGTGGCGTACCCCGAGGCAGCCAGCTTGATACCGGGTTCCAACGTGTGGGCCTTCTCGTTCTTCCTCATGCTGCTCCTCCTCGCCGTCGACAGCCAG TTCGCCATGTTCGAGTCGTTCTTGGTACCCCTCAAGGACGAGTTCACATTCCTTAGGAAGTACCCGGCTACGTTGTCCATCGTGACTTCGGCCGTCAGTTTCTTTCTGGGCATCTCCATGACAACGCAG GGCGGTCTGTACGTGCTCAACCTCATCGACACGTACATCGGTGGCATGATACTGCCCATGATCGCCGTCATGGAACTGTACACCGTGTGCTGGTTCTACG GCCCGCAAAGGATCTCCTTGGACGTTGAGTACATGCTGGGCTCACCGCCAAGTCCCTTCATGAAATTGTGCTGGGTGGTTGTGTGCCCGATTGCATTGACG CTACGATAA